Proteins encoded by one window of Campylobacter concisus:
- a CDS encoding peptidoglycan DD-metalloendopeptidase family protein, whose amino-acid sequence MPRIFIIFAILSINLYAIKPSVDELSWPNGSNFLNFLETNKIPLSLYYNLATEDQELTEEIIAGTKYQIYKDDNGNTKQVLIPVSDELQMHIFRDDNDKFKLEFLPISYQSEDKFLALKVDKSVSEDIFDYTGSGTLALGFKEIFKGSGIDFKKINKGDTIAIVYNQKIRMGRSFGTPEIYAAMIETKNKRYVMYKFEDKFYDKNGKKNDKFLLVRPLANARITSAFTLKRWHPILQRYRAHLGVDYGAPKGTPIKAAGDGTVKFVGQKSGYGRTVIISHAGGYETLYAHLNGFAKGIKGGLKVKQGTLIAYVGTSGMSTGPHLHFGLYRDNKPINPESAIKVVKSLEDKKESAKFKAVVSKNDELIKNALSNEKEYHKVEFFPNVIEF is encoded by the coding sequence ATGCCTCGTATTTTTATAATTTTTGCAATATTATCTATAAATTTATACGCTATAAAGCCAAGTGTCGACGAGCTTAGCTGGCCAAATGGAAGTAACTTCTTAAATTTCTTAGAGACAAACAAAATCCCACTTTCACTTTACTATAACTTAGCAACCGAAGATCAAGAGCTAACAGAAGAGATCATCGCTGGCACAAAGTATCAAATTTATAAAGACGACAACGGTAACACTAAACAAGTACTAATCCCTGTTAGTGACGAGCTTCAAATGCATATTTTTAGAGATGACAATGATAAATTTAAGCTCGAATTTCTTCCCATCTCTTATCAAAGTGAGGATAAATTTTTAGCCTTAAAGGTCGATAAATCAGTCTCTGAAGACATTTTTGACTACACTGGCTCTGGCACGCTAGCTCTTGGCTTTAAAGAAATTTTTAAAGGAAGTGGCATTGATTTTAAAAAGATAAACAAAGGCGATACGATCGCTATCGTTTATAATCAAAAAATACGTATGGGCCGCTCTTTTGGCACTCCAGAAATCTATGCTGCGATGATAGAAACAAAAAATAAACGATATGTCATGTATAAATTTGAAGATAAATTTTATGATAAAAACGGAAAGAAAAATGATAAATTTTTACTAGTTCGCCCTCTTGCAAACGCTAGAATCACATCAGCTTTTACTCTAAAAAGATGGCACCCTATTTTACAAAGATATAGAGCGCACCTTGGCGTTGACTACGGTGCTCCAAAAGGTACACCAATCAAAGCCGCAGGCGATGGTACGGTTAAATTTGTCGGACAAAAAAGCGGATATGGCAGAACCGTCATCATCTCTCATGCTGGTGGCTACGAGACACTTTATGCTCACCTAAATGGCTTTGCTAAAGGCATAAAAGGTGGTCTAAAAGTCAAACAAGGCACGCTTATAGCCTACGTTGGCACAAGCGGTATGAGCACAGGGCCACACCTTCATTTTGGTCTTTATAGAGACAATAAACCTATCAATCCAGAAAGTGCAATAAAGGTCGTTAAAAGCCTAGAGGATAAGAAAGAATCAGCTAAATTTAAAGCAGTTGTTAGTAAAAATGATGAGCTAATAAAAAATGCTTTAAGCAACGAAAAAGAGTATCATAAAGTGGAATTTTTCCCTAACGTAATAGAATTTTAA
- a CDS encoding YihY family inner membrane protein has protein sequence MSRLSLSKQSLKEFLNLLPTLKDKELFHYASSLSFHTILSIIPILLISFSIFTKLPSFEDYYAKIQDFIFSALLPSNQEIISNYLQNFLQNSGNLGIVGFVAMIFTSAMFFSDYEYVVLKVTRASKARGFWSALSSYWTLITLAPLGLAGSFYLSSLIQEMLNSNVITNSINFLSIFPYLIIWAIFCITYLISVNDEIKFKSAFFSSFAASLVWYIGKSAFVYYVLYNKTYLSVYGSFSAVLFFFVWIYISWIIFLYGLKLCAYLSNSSKFKR, from the coding sequence ATGAGCCGTTTGTCCTTAAGTAAGCAAAGCTTAAAAGAGTTTTTAAATTTGCTCCCAACGCTTAAGGACAAAGAGCTCTTTCACTATGCCTCAAGCCTTAGTTTTCATACGATTTTATCGATCATTCCGATACTTCTTATATCGTTTTCTATCTTTACAAAACTGCCTAGTTTTGAGGATTATTACGCCAAAATTCAGGACTTTATATTTTCGGCTCTTTTGCCAAGTAATCAAGAGATCATCTCAAACTACTTGCAAAATTTCTTACAAAATAGCGGAAATTTAGGCATAGTTGGCTTTGTGGCGATGATATTTACATCAGCCATGTTTTTTAGTGACTATGAATATGTAGTTTTAAAAGTGACACGTGCGAGTAAGGCTAGAGGATTTTGGTCAGCACTTAGCTCGTATTGGACGCTTATCACGCTCGCGCCACTTGGTCTTGCTGGTAGTTTCTACCTCTCAAGCCTCATTCAAGAGATGCTAAACTCAAACGTAATCACAAACTCGATAAATTTTTTAAGCATATTCCCATATCTCATCATCTGGGCGATATTTTGCATCACATATCTCATCTCAGTAAATGACGAGATAAAATTTAAGAGCGCATTTTTTAGCTCATTTGCCGCCTCGCTTGTTTGGTATATTGGCAAGTCGGCCTTTGTCTATTATGTCCTTTATAATAAAACCTATCTAAGCGTTTATGGCTCGTTTTCAGCAGTGCTTTTCTTTTTTGTCTGGATCTACATCTCGTGGATCATCTTTTTATATGGGCTAAAGCTTTGTGCTTATCTCTCAAACAGCTCCAAATTTAAAAGATAA
- a CDS encoding plasminogen-binding N-terminal domain-containing protein, which yields MKRIFVILSLVFGFAFGADFSLNEYRTPIISVDSDGTATIVDSPEILIGSSGVVLHKFDTDSSIIARVSVISKNSGFAKIRFEVFDLLEQKALPLPGIAPANGDMVVLNYLYNRSLIIVPNKEIYEEITSAFPNMIFIHPDIIGAYLSYEYKPNPSRDDFRKMCAQSAAGLIFVAMDGRSVFADCQSFKVLKEFKSGEVEYYQLPFYTRVSDIDTVFWKLNSEHINNYDAHYEKLFEEDN from the coding sequence TTGAAACGTATATTTGTGATTTTATCGCTAGTTTTTGGCTTTGCTTTTGGGGCTGATTTTTCTTTAAATGAGTATAGAACTCCTATAATTAGCGTCGATAGTGATGGCACAGCGACGATAGTTGATAGTCCAGAAATTTTAATCGGCTCAAGTGGTGTTGTGCTTCATAAATTTGACACTGATAGCTCTATCATAGCAAGAGTTAGCGTTATCTCAAAAAATTCTGGCTTTGCTAAGATTAGATTTGAGGTGTTTGATCTACTTGAGCAAAAGGCGCTCCCGCTTCCAGGCATTGCACCTGCAAATGGCGATATGGTCGTGCTAAACTATCTTTATAACCGCTCATTAATCATCGTGCCAAATAAAGAAATTTACGAAGAGATCACATCTGCGTTTCCAAATATGATATTTATCCACCCAGATATTATAGGAGCGTATCTAAGCTACGAATACAAGCCAAATCCAAGCAGAGATGACTTTAGAAAAATGTGTGCTCAAAGTGCAGCTGGTCTAATTTTCGTAGCGATGGATGGCAGAAGCGTTTTTGCCGATTGCCAAAGCTTTAAAGTGCTAAAAGAATTTAAAAGTGGCGAGGTTGAGTACTATCAGCTACCATTTTATACAAGAGTTAGCGACATAGACACTGTGTTTTGGAAGCTAAATAGTGAGCACATCAACAACTACGACGCTCACTACGAAAAACTTTTTGAAGAAGATAACTGA